One window of the Burkholderia ubonensis subsp. mesacidophila genome contains the following:
- a CDS encoding ArsR/SmtB family transcription factor encodes MNPHDRSPDRLDAIFSALADPTRRSMLERLRDGSLTVGELAAPYDVSLNAISKHVKTLEKAGLIRREIRGREHACQLDASNLEEAQDWLGHYAEFWGERLDALDRHLAAKRKRKPPQP; translated from the coding sequence ATGAATCCACACGATCGTTCACCCGACAGGCTGGACGCCATCTTCAGCGCGCTTGCCGATCCGACCCGGCGGTCGATGCTCGAGCGGCTGCGCGACGGCAGCCTGACCGTGGGCGAGCTGGCCGCGCCTTACGACGTGAGCCTCAACGCGATCTCCAAGCACGTCAAGACGCTCGAGAAGGCGGGGCTGATCCGCCGCGAAATCCGCGGACGCGAGCACGCGTGCCAGCTCGACGCGTCGAATCTCGAGGAAGCGCAGGACTGGCTCGGCCATTACGCCGAGTTCTGGGGCGAGCGGCTCGACGCGCTCGACCGGCATCTCGCCGCCAAACGGAAACGGAAGCCGCCCCAGCCATGA
- a CDS encoding SRPBCC family protein — protein MSGHAITVRKLLHASRDEVFDAWLDADGLCAWMLPGTMKHCDAMLEPRVGGRFHIFMRSARIEYVHSGEYRVLDRPSKLVFTWVSSYMSRQETLVTIELFDRDGLCEVVLTHERVPAELAPKGVGIGWRQMLDKLDASLRAPGGGAIART, from the coding sequence ATGAGCGGCCATGCGATCACGGTCCGCAAGCTGCTGCATGCGTCGCGCGACGAGGTGTTCGACGCATGGCTCGACGCGGACGGCCTGTGCGCGTGGATGCTGCCCGGCACGATGAAGCATTGCGACGCGATGCTGGAGCCGCGCGTCGGCGGACGCTTTCACATCTTCATGCGTTCCGCGCGGATCGAATACGTGCACTCCGGCGAATACCGCGTGCTGGACCGGCCGTCGAAGCTGGTGTTCACGTGGGTCTCGTCGTATATGAGCCGGCAGGAAACGCTCGTCACGATCGAACTGTTCGATCGCGACGGGCTGTGCGAGGTCGTGCTGACGCATGAGCGCGTCCCGGCCGAACTCGCGCCGAAGGGCGTCGGGATCGGCTGGCGGCAGATGCTGGACAAGCTGGACGCGTCGCTGCGGGCGCCGGGCGGCGGCGCCATTGCGCGGACGTAG